In Stenotrophomonas sp. 169, one DNA window encodes the following:
- a CDS encoding electron transfer flavoprotein subunit alpha/FixB family protein: MSRILVIAEHHDGRLNAATAKTVSAASAVSGAEVHVLVLAADPAAVAADAARISGVSKVLTVANPANANPVAQVLAPQIAKAADGYSHVFGPSTTFGKDLMPCVAALLGVAQVSDLMSVEGSHTFKRPIYAGNAIITVEAPADQIVVATVRSASWPEAAQGGSASVEALALEATLPTHTRFVGLAAASSDRPDLQSAKRVVSGGRGVGSEENFKVIYQLADKLGAAVGASRAAVDAGYVPNELQVGQTGKIIAPELYVAIGISGAIQHLTGIKDAGTIVAINKDPDSPIFEIADIGLVGDLFTLLPELEAALG; encoded by the coding sequence ATGAGCAGGATTCTCGTCATCGCCGAGCATCACGACGGCCGACTCAACGCCGCCACCGCAAAGACCGTCAGCGCGGCATCGGCCGTGAGTGGTGCCGAGGTTCACGTGCTGGTGCTGGCTGCCGATCCAGCGGCCGTTGCCGCGGACGCGGCCAGGATCAGCGGCGTGTCCAAGGTCCTGACCGTGGCCAACCCTGCCAATGCCAACCCGGTCGCGCAGGTGCTGGCACCGCAGATCGCCAAGGCGGCAGACGGTTACAGCCATGTCTTCGGCCCGTCCACCACCTTCGGCAAGGACCTCATGCCCTGCGTGGCCGCCCTGCTGGGCGTTGCCCAGGTCTCCGATCTGATGTCGGTGGAAGGCAGCCATACTTTCAAGCGCCCGATCTACGCCGGCAACGCGATCATCACCGTTGAAGCCCCGGCTGACCAGATCGTGGTCGCCACCGTGCGCAGTGCATCGTGGCCGGAAGCTGCCCAGGGCGGCAGCGCCAGCGTGGAAGCGCTGGCTCTCGAGGCGACCCTGCCGACCCATACCCGTTTCGTGGGCCTGGCCGCCGCCAGCAGCGACCGCCCTGACCTGCAGAGCGCCAAGCGTGTGGTGTCTGGTGGCCGCGGCGTCGGTTCGGAAGAGAACTTCAAGGTGATCTACCAGCTGGCTGACAAGCTGGGTGCTGCAGTGGGTGCCTCGCGCGCCGCCGTGGATGCGGGCTATGTGCCCAATGAACTCCAGGTTGGCCAGACGGGCAAGATCATTGCGCCGGAGCTGTACGTGGCAATTGGCATCAGTGGTGCGATCCAGCATCTGACCGGGATCAAGGACGCTGGGACGATCGTGGCCATCAACAAGGATCCGGATTCACCGATCTTCGAGATTGCCGATATCGGGCTGGTCGGGGATCTGTTTACCCTGTTGCCGGAGCTGGAAGCAGCGCTGGGTTGA